The Bradyrhizobium sp. WBAH42 genome includes a window with the following:
- a CDS encoding HNH endonuclease, which yields MNAHVSQGSWPVLVLNADFRPLSYYPLSLWSWQDAIKAVFLDRVNIVAHYDQAVRSPTLEMQLPSVVSLKSFVKPTTHPAFTRFNVFLRDRFACQYCGSPEDLTFDHIVPRSKGGQTTWENVVAACSPCNLRKGNLTPAQAKMFPRQTAFAPTVHQLHRNGRLFPPNYLHDSWLDYLYWDTELDP from the coding sequence TTGAACGCACATGTCTCGCAAGGCAGTTGGCCGGTGTTGGTGCTGAATGCGGACTTCCGGCCGCTGAGTTACTACCCACTGTCGTTGTGGTCGTGGCAAGACGCGATCAAGGCGGTGTTCCTCGACCGCGTCAACATCGTCGCACATTACGATCAGGCGGTTCGAAGTCCCACGCTGGAAATGCAGCTGCCCAGCGTCGTCTCGCTCAAGTCCTTCGTCAAGCCGACCACCCACCCCGCCTTCACCCGGTTCAACGTCTTCCTGCGCGATCGTTTCGCCTGCCAATATTGCGGCTCGCCCGAAGACCTCACCTTCGATCACATCGTCCCGCGCAGCAAAGGCGGCCAGACTACCTGGGAGAACGTGGTCGCGGCGTGCTCGCCGTGTAATTTGCGCAAGGGCAATCTCACGCCGGCGCAGGCGAAGATGTTTCCGCGCCAGACCGCGTTCGCACCGACCGTGCACCAGCTCCACCGCAACGGTCGCCTCTTCCCGCCGAACTATCTGCACGACAGCTGGCTGGACTATCTGTACTGGGATACGGAGCTGGATCCGTAG
- a CDS encoding peptidyl-alpha-hydroxyglycine alpha-amidating lyase family protein, translating to MPAILGSGEHRYRVVDNFAKLPDGWQLTDVASVAVDSKDRVYVFNRGVHPMVVLDREGNFLRSFGEGLFSRAHGLHIDADDNLYCTDDGDHTVRKCTTDGKVLLTIGIPAKPAPFMSGEPFHRCTHTALSPKGEIYVSDGYGNARVHKFTPDGKLIKSWGEPGTDPGQFNIVHNIATDADGWVYVADRENHRVQVFDGEGKYETQWNNLHRPCALCRCGGAKSPTFVIGELGPGLAINRNVPNLGPRLSIVDARGNRIARLGGEEGPGVASGKFLAPHGIALDSKGDIYVGEVGVTNWETSFPDEEMPAAVRATRCLQKLERVPE from the coding sequence ATGCCAGCCATTCTCGGCAGCGGCGAGCACCGTTACCGCGTCGTCGACAACTTCGCGAAATTGCCGGACGGCTGGCAGCTTACCGACGTCGCCTCGGTCGCGGTCGACAGCAAGGACCGCGTCTACGTCTTCAACCGTGGCGTCCACCCGATGGTGGTGCTGGACCGCGAGGGCAATTTCCTGCGCAGTTTCGGCGAAGGCCTGTTCTCGCGCGCGCACGGCCTGCACATCGACGCCGACGACAATCTCTATTGCACCGATGACGGCGACCATACCGTGCGCAAATGCACCACCGACGGCAAGGTGCTGCTGACGATCGGCATCCCCGCAAAGCCGGCACCGTTCATGAGCGGCGAGCCGTTCCATCGCTGCACTCACACCGCACTGTCGCCGAAGGGCGAGATCTACGTCTCCGACGGCTATGGCAATGCGCGCGTGCACAAATTCACGCCCGACGGCAAGCTGATCAAGAGCTGGGGCGAGCCGGGCACCGATCCCGGCCAGTTCAACATCGTGCACAATATCGCGACCGATGCCGACGGCTGGGTCTATGTCGCCGATCGCGAGAATCACCGCGTCCAGGTGTTCGACGGAGAGGGCAAGTACGAGACGCAGTGGAACAATCTGCACCGCCCCTGCGCGCTGTGCCGCTGCGGCGGGGCCAAGAGCCCGACCTTCGTGATCGGCGAGCTCGGCCCCGGCCTCGCCATCAACCGCAATGTGCCCAATCTCGGCCCGCGGCTGTCGATCGTGGACGCCAGGGGAAATCGCATCGCGCGGCTCGGCGGCGAGGAGGGACCAGGCGTCGCCAGCGGCAAATTCCTGGCGCCACACGGCATCGCGCTGGACTCGAAGGGCGATATCTATGTCGGCGAGGTCGGCGTCACCAACTGGGAGACCAGCTTTCCGGACGAGGAGATGCCGGCCGCGGTGCGCGCAACGCGATGCCTGCAGAAGCTGGAGCGGGTACCGGAATGA
- a CDS encoding NAD(P)/FAD-dependent oxidoreductase, translated as MLDRTQDISIAAQGWLDHFERILGRPDPATLDPLFLADGFWRDVLALSWNLQTVAGRDAITQELTARAPRAAPTHFRIAPNRAPPRWATRAGTNSIEAIFHFETAIGRGSGIVRLIPDTADGDRLKAWTLLTALDELKGFEEQLGTSRPRGQAYSRDFRGPNWLDQRNAARAYAERDPAVLVVGGGQAGLAIAARLKQLQVDTLIVDRGMRIGDNWRKRYHALTLHNQVQVNHLPYMPFPPSWPVYIPKDKLANWFEAYVDAMELNFWTGTEFEGGAYDEASGRWTVTLRRGDGSKRTMHPRHVIMATGVSGIANIPDIPTLDNFKGTLLHSSRYEDGENWTGKRAIVIGTGNSGHDIAQDLHSSGAEVTLVQRSPTLVTNIEPSAQLAYATYNEGTLEDNDLIAASMPTPLARKTHVMLTEQSKQLDRELLDGLSRVGFKLDFGEAGTGWQFKYLTRGGGYYFNVGCSNLIVEGKIGLRQFSDIESFNADGARMRDGSIIAADLIVLSTGYKPQEYLVRKLFGDGIADRVGPIWGFGDGFELRNMYARTKQPGLWFIAGSLAQCRINSKYLALQIKAIEEGILPRAVATPLSTA; from the coding sequence ATGCTGGACCGGACGCAGGATATTTCCATCGCCGCGCAAGGCTGGCTCGACCACTTCGAGCGCATCCTGGGCAGACCTGATCCCGCGACGCTGGACCCGCTCTTCCTCGCTGACGGCTTCTGGCGCGACGTGCTGGCGCTGAGCTGGAACCTGCAGACTGTCGCGGGCCGCGACGCGATCACGCAGGAGCTGACAGCGCGCGCGCCCAGGGCGGCGCCGACCCATTTCAGGATCGCTCCGAACCGGGCGCCGCCGCGCTGGGCGACGCGCGCCGGCACCAACAGCATCGAAGCGATCTTCCACTTCGAGACCGCGATCGGCCGCGGCAGCGGCATCGTGCGGCTCATCCCTGACACGGCCGACGGCGACCGCCTGAAGGCATGGACGCTACTGACCGCGCTCGACGAGCTCAAAGGCTTCGAGGAACAGCTCGGCACCTCGCGGCCGCGCGGCCAGGCCTATTCGCGCGACTTCCGCGGGCCGAACTGGCTCGACCAGCGCAATGCCGCGCGCGCCTATGCCGAGCGCGATCCCGCTGTGCTGGTGGTCGGCGGCGGGCAGGCCGGGCTCGCGATTGCGGCGCGGCTGAAGCAGCTGCAGGTCGATACCCTGATCGTCGATCGCGGGATGCGGATCGGCGACAATTGGCGCAAGCGCTATCACGCGCTGACCCTGCACAACCAGGTGCAGGTCAATCACCTCCCCTATATGCCGTTTCCGCCGAGCTGGCCGGTCTATATCCCCAAGGACAAGCTCGCCAACTGGTTCGAGGCCTATGTCGATGCCATGGAGCTGAACTTCTGGACCGGCACCGAGTTCGAGGGCGGCGCCTATGACGAGGCGAGCGGCCGTTGGACCGTCACGCTGCGGCGTGGCGATGGCAGCAAGCGGACCATGCATCCGCGCCATGTCATCATGGCGACCGGCGTTAGCGGCATCGCCAACATTCCAGACATTCCGACCCTCGACAATTTCAAGGGCACGCTGCTGCATTCCAGCCGCTACGAGGATGGCGAGAATTGGACCGGCAAGCGCGCGATCGTCATCGGCACCGGCAACAGCGGTCACGACATCGCGCAGGATCTTCATTCCAGCGGCGCCGAGGTGACGCTGGTGCAGCGCTCGCCCACGCTGGTCACCAACATCGAGCCGTCGGCGCAGCTGGCCTATGCGACCTACAACGAGGGCACGCTCGAGGACAACGATCTGATTGCGGCCTCGATGCCGACGCCGCTCGCGAGGAAGACGCATGTGATGCTGACCGAGCAATCGAAGCAGCTCGACAGGGAGCTGCTCGACGGCCTCTCGCGCGTCGGCTTCAAGCTCGATTTCGGCGAGGCCGGCACCGGCTGGCAGTTCAAATACCTCACCCGCGGCGGCGGCTATTATTTCAACGTTGGCTGCTCCAACCTGATCGTCGAGGGCAAGATCGGGCTCAGGCAGTTTTCCGACATAGAAAGCTTCAACGCCGACGGCGCGCGGATGAGGGACGGCTCGATCATTGCCGCCGACCTGATCGTGCTCTCGACCGGTTACAAGCCGCAGGAATATCTGGTGCGCAAGCTGTTCGGCGATGGCATCGCCGACCGCGTCGGCCCGATCTGGGGTTTTGGCGACGGCTTCGAGCTGCGCAACATGTATGCGCGCACCAAGCAGCCCGGCCTCTGGTTCATCGCCGGGAGCCTCGCGCAATGCCGGATCAACTCGAAATATCTGGCGTTGCAGATCAAGGCGATCGAGGAAGGGATTTTGCCAAGGGCTGTGGCTACGCCGCTGAGCACAGCTTGA
- a CDS encoding acyl-CoA synthetase — protein MIISGERRIGYDEIQARIRRAASGLRTLGLAEGAPVAMMLRNDFALFEVVAASAALGSPVVPINWHLKAEEVRYILTDSGAKILICHADLLPQIRGGIPEDVRLLVVATPPELATTFAISHELTEVPAGLTDWDRWRDGHTETQEPPRRAAAMIYTSGTTGMPKGVRRMPMPPEQAAASERVGAIAYGIKPREGQVVLINGPMYHSAPHSYGMMAFRNGCTIVLQPRFDAEELLALIERHRVTHIHMVPTMFVRLLRLPDAVRQRYDLSSLRFVVHGAAPCPPEVKRAMIEWWGPVINEYFGSTETGIPVWHSAEEALKKPGTVGRAIEGGIVKIFRDDGSLCDVNEVGEIYMRQTAVPDFDYHGKAQARAEAGRDGLVSVGDVGYLDEDGYLFLCDRKRDMVISGGVNIYPAEIENVLIAMRGVRDCAVFGIPDAEYGERLCACIEPEKGAQLSAPAVQAFLRERLANFKVPKEVKFLDALPREATGKIFKRKLRDPYWADQRPGGA, from the coding sequence ATGATCATCAGTGGCGAACGCCGGATCGGCTATGACGAGATCCAGGCGCGCATCAGGCGCGCGGCGAGCGGACTGCGCACCCTCGGCCTTGCCGAAGGCGCGCCGGTTGCCATGATGCTGCGCAACGATTTCGCCTTGTTCGAGGTGGTCGCGGCCTCCGCCGCACTGGGCAGCCCGGTGGTGCCGATCAACTGGCACCTGAAGGCCGAGGAGGTCCGCTACATCCTGACTGACAGCGGCGCGAAGATCCTGATCTGCCACGCCGACCTGCTGCCGCAAATCCGCGGCGGCATTCCGGAGGATGTCCGCCTGCTCGTGGTCGCGACACCGCCCGAGCTGGCGACGACCTTCGCCATTTCCCATGAGCTGACCGAGGTGCCGGCGGGCCTCACCGATTGGGACCGCTGGCGCGACGGCCACACCGAGACCCAGGAGCCGCCGCGGCGTGCCGCGGCGATGATCTACACCTCGGGGACCACGGGAATGCCGAAGGGCGTGCGGCGCATGCCGATGCCGCCGGAGCAGGCCGCCGCGTCCGAACGGGTCGGCGCGATCGCCTACGGCATCAAGCCGCGCGAGGGCCAGGTCGTGCTGATCAACGGGCCGATGTATCACTCGGCGCCGCATTCCTATGGCATGATGGCCTTCCGCAACGGCTGCACCATCGTCCTCCAGCCCCGCTTCGATGCCGAGGAGCTGCTGGCGCTGATCGAGCGCCACCGTGTGACGCATATCCACATGGTGCCGACCATGTTCGTCCGCCTGCTGCGCCTGCCGGACGCTGTCAGGCAGCGCTACGACCTTTCGTCGCTGCGCTTCGTGGTGCATGGCGCGGCGCCCTGCCCGCCCGAGGTGAAGCGGGCGATGATCGAATGGTGGGGACCGGTCATCAACGAATATTTCGGCTCGACCGAGACCGGCATCCCGGTCTGGCACTCGGCGGAAGAAGCGCTGAAGAAGCCCGGCACGGTCGGCCGCGCCATCGAAGGCGGCATCGTCAAGATCTTTCGCGATGACGGCAGCCTCTGCGATGTCAATGAGGTCGGAGAGATCTACATGCGCCAGACCGCGGTGCCCGATTTCGACTATCACGGCAAGGCGCAGGCGCGCGCCGAGGCCGGGCGCGACGGGCTTGTCAGCGTCGGCGACGTCGGCTATCTCGACGAGGACGGCTATCTGTTCCTGTGCGACCGCAAGCGCGACATGGTGATCTCGGGCGGCGTCAACATCTATCCCGCCGAGATCGAGAACGTGCTGATCGCCATGCGAGGGGTGCGCGATTGCGCCGTGTTCGGCATCCCGGACGCTGAATATGGCGAGCGGCTGTGCGCCTGCATCGAGCCGGAGAAAGGGGCGCAGCTCTCCGCGCCCGCTGTGCAGGCTTTCCTGCGCGAGCGACTGGCCAACTTCAAGGTACCGAAGGAGGTCAAGTTCCTGGATGCGCTGCCGCGCGAGGCAACCGGAAAGATCTTCAAGCGCAAGCTGCGCGATCCCTATTGGGCGGACCAGAGGCCGGGCGGCGCTTAA
- a CDS encoding ABC transporter substrate-binding protein, giving the protein MKLAAALIGLSLLALAGGGAYAEGTDEIRIGQTLPYSGPASGFGAIGRTQEAFFEKINAEGGINGRKVKFITLDDAYSPPKTVEQTRKLVEQDEVLMLFGSLGTATNSAVQRYLNGKKVPQLFVLSGATKWADPQKYPWTMPGMAAYESEGVVYAKHVLRTKPGAKIAILSQNDDFGRDYVAGFKRALGDKAAGMIVAEATYETSAPTISSQLSTLKSSGADVLFGVVLGKFTSQMIKGVAEIGWKPELFFVPTSASSISFLEPAGLDNAVGLISSSNQKDTMDPQWASDPGVKEYFAFMKQYMPNADLSNSNYAAGYHYATLLMTVLKGCKDDFSRDNILRQAASLKDVKLPLLLPGMSVTTGADDYLPFQQLQLRRFNGKSWVGFGDVLDDR; this is encoded by the coding sequence ATGAAGCTGGCAGCCGCATTGATCGGCCTGTCCCTGCTGGCGCTCGCCGGCGGCGGCGCCTATGCCGAAGGCACGGACGAGATCCGCATTGGACAGACCCTGCCCTATAGCGGCCCGGCCTCCGGCTTCGGCGCGATCGGCCGGACGCAGGAGGCGTTCTTCGAGAAGATCAATGCCGAAGGCGGCATCAACGGCCGGAAGGTCAAGTTCATCACGCTGGACGACGCCTATTCGCCGCCGAAGACGGTGGAGCAGACCCGCAAGCTCGTCGAGCAGGACGAGGTGCTGATGTTGTTCGGCTCGCTCGGCACCGCCACCAACAGCGCCGTGCAGCGCTACCTCAACGGCAAGAAGGTGCCGCAGCTGTTCGTGCTTTCGGGCGCGACCAAATGGGCCGATCCGCAGAAATATCCGTGGACCATGCCCGGCATGGCCGCCTATGAATCCGAGGGCGTAGTCTACGCCAAGCACGTGCTGCGCACCAAGCCGGGCGCGAAGATCGCCATCCTCTCCCAGAACGACGATTTCGGCCGCGACTATGTCGCCGGCTTCAAGCGCGCGCTCGGCGACAAGGCCGCCGGCATGATCGTTGCGGAAGCAACCTACGAGACCAGCGCGCCGACGATCAGCTCGCAGCTCTCGACCCTGAAGTCATCGGGCGCCGACGTGCTGTTCGGTGTCGTGCTCGGCAAGTTCACCTCGCAGATGATCAAGGGCGTCGCCGAGATCGGCTGGAAGCCCGAGCTGTTCTTCGTGCCGACCTCGGCCTCGTCGATCTCTTTCCTGGAGCCGGCCGGGCTCGACAACGCCGTCGGCCTGATCTCGTCGAGCAACCAGAAGGACACGATGGACCCGCAATGGGCCAGCGATCCCGGCGTGAAGGAGTATTTCGCCTTCATGAAGCAGTACATGCCGAACGCGGACCTCTCCAACTCCAACTATGCGGCCGGCTACCACTACGCGACGCTGCTGATGACGGTGCTGAAGGGATGCAAGGATGATTTCAGCCGCGACAACATCCTGCGTCAGGCCGCTTCGCTGAAGGACGTGAAGCTGCCGCTGCTGCTGCCCGGCATGTCCGTCACCACCGGCGCCGACGACTATCTGCCGTTCCAGCAGCTGCAGCTGCGGCGCTTCAACGGCAAGAGCTGGGTCGGCTTCGGCGACGTGCTGGACGATCGCTAG